A window of the Schlesneria paludicola DSM 18645 genome harbors these coding sequences:
- the recG gene encoding ATP-dependent DNA helicase RecG — translation MSVNPSSDPLQTPAQFVRGVGPARAELLARMQLITVTDMLFNLPRDILDLSHVTPVFELKEGELQTVFGVVVDRDAKETSTGKTMVAVLLQADGGFIRGVYFNQPYMFKRFELGQRLLVSGKPKFSSRRWEFSHPRIQWLGEDDPGDGGGILPVYSLTEGLAQHEMRRLMKGVVEEYAHLIPDPLPESFRERARVIGLANALQQAHLPNTVDEHRSGMRRILFDDLLEFQLGLAMRRRFWKKDRPAIPLPTTAKVDARIRRLFRFHFTAGQNHAVNEISQDLAKEQAMHRLLQADVGAGKTAVAVYSMLVAIAAGTQAVIMAPTEVLASQHWQTIDQLLAESRVTRRYLTGSLTAAQRRTTLDEIATGTAQLVVGTQAVIQDAVRFHKLGLAVIDEQHKFGVMQRAKFNSGDVSPHVLVMTATPIPRSLCLTQFGDLDLTSISDLPPGRQKVVTSRVFGRGSVQKAWEFIKKKLGEGRQAYVVCPRVEENATLPMGVDASGSAEAVYRELSQGEFKEFRVGLVHGQQDRDARSRTMDAFREGELGLLIATTVIEVGVDVPNATVMVINQAERFGLSQLHQLRGRIGRGKFQGYCFLFSDTDTPEATKRLAAMESTSDGFRIAEVDFELRGPGDVLGVRQSGSLPLRVADLIRDRELLLEARTAAFNLVETGEFDEPEYAPLKICVLERFSQIMNLPQSG, via the coding sequence ATGTCCGTGAATCCTTCCAGCGATCCATTGCAGACCCCCGCTCAGTTTGTTCGCGGAGTGGGTCCAGCGCGAGCCGAATTACTGGCGCGCATGCAGTTGATCACCGTCACGGACATGCTGTTCAACCTGCCGCGCGACATCCTTGATCTTTCACACGTCACGCCTGTCTTTGAATTGAAGGAAGGCGAATTGCAGACCGTCTTCGGGGTCGTCGTCGATCGCGATGCCAAAGAGACCTCGACTGGCAAGACGATGGTTGCGGTCCTGCTGCAGGCCGATGGTGGATTCATCCGTGGAGTCTATTTCAACCAGCCTTACATGTTTAAGCGGTTCGAGCTGGGCCAACGGCTGCTGGTATCGGGCAAGCCCAAGTTCAGTTCGCGACGGTGGGAGTTTTCTCACCCACGCATCCAATGGCTGGGCGAAGACGATCCGGGTGATGGTGGCGGAATCCTGCCGGTCTACTCGCTGACCGAGGGGCTCGCACAGCATGAGATGCGGCGGTTGATGAAGGGGGTTGTCGAAGAATACGCTCACCTGATCCCCGACCCACTGCCGGAATCGTTTCGAGAACGGGCGCGCGTGATCGGGCTGGCAAATGCGCTGCAGCAAGCCCACCTTCCGAATACGGTCGACGAACACCGCTCTGGAATGCGCCGCATTCTGTTTGACGATCTGCTCGAGTTCCAATTGGGGCTGGCGATGCGCCGTCGGTTCTGGAAAAAGGATCGTCCCGCGATTCCCCTGCCGACGACCGCGAAAGTGGATGCCCGCATCCGACGTTTGTTCCGGTTCCACTTCACGGCAGGACAGAACCACGCCGTCAATGAGATCAGTCAAGATCTCGCGAAAGAACAGGCGATGCATCGCCTGCTTCAAGCGGACGTTGGAGCAGGGAAGACTGCTGTCGCTGTGTACTCAATGCTTGTGGCAATTGCTGCCGGAACTCAGGCGGTCATCATGGCCCCGACCGAAGTCCTGGCATCACAGCATTGGCAAACGATCGACCAGTTACTGGCCGAAAGTCGTGTCACCCGACGCTATCTGACAGGATCGCTGACCGCCGCACAGCGCCGAACCACGCTCGACGAAATCGCCACCGGGACCGCTCAGCTTGTGGTCGGTACTCAGGCGGTCATCCAGGACGCCGTTCGCTTTCACAAACTGGGGCTCGCAGTCATCGACGAACAGCATAAGTTTGGGGTGATGCAGCGAGCCAAGTTCAATAGCGGCGACGTTTCGCCCCATGTTCTCGTCATGACGGCAACACCGATTCCACGCAGCTTGTGTTTGACTCAATTTGGAGATCTCGACCTGACTTCGATCTCGGACTTGCCACCCGGTCGTCAAAAAGTTGTCACCAGTCGTGTCTTCGGACGAGGTTCGGTCCAGAAAGCATGGGAGTTCATCAAGAAGAAACTGGGTGAAGGCCGTCAGGCTTACGTCGTGTGCCCTCGCGTGGAAGAGAATGCCACATTGCCGATGGGCGTTGATGCGAGCGGGAGCGCCGAAGCCGTCTATCGAGAGTTGTCACAGGGCGAGTTCAAAGAGTTCCGAGTCGGACTCGTTCACGGCCAACAGGATCGTGACGCCCGATCACGCACGATGGATGCGTTTCGTGAAGGAGAGCTGGGCCTGCTGATCGCCACGACCGTCATCGAAGTGGGTGTCGATGTCCCCAATGCAACAGTGATGGTCATCAATCAGGCCGAACGATTCGGCCTGTCGCAACTGCACCAGCTACGGGGGCGGATTGGTCGCGGTAAGTTCCAGGGATACTGCTTCCTATTTTCGGACACCGACACTCCCGAGGCGACGAAACGATTGGCCGCCATGGAATCCACATCCGACGGTTTTCGGATCGCCGAGGTCGATTTCGAACTTCGCGGTCCGGGCGATGTGCTGGGCGTTCGGCAAAGCGGATCATTGCCGCTGCGAGTTGCGGATTTGATCCGCGATCGCGAACTGCTGCTGGAAGCGCGAACGGCGGCCTTCAATCTTGTCGAAACCGGCGAGTTCGACGAACCCGAGTACGCGCCCCTGAAGATTTGCGTGCTCGAACGCTTCAGCCAGATCATGAACCTTCCTCAAAGCGGCTGA
- a CDS encoding spore coat protein, with amino-acid sequence MLRKTVLGMVAVASMLVLSAGVASANYGHGHGHGHGYGNHGYGYRGGYGGGYGYRPPVVVAPAPIYGYPAVGGYGYGGCGPQAGYGYGGYGYGRPGVGVGVTTPGFGFYVR; translated from the coding sequence ATGTTACGCAAAACAGTTCTCGGGATGGTGGCAGTTGCTTCGATGTTGGTCCTGTCCGCCGGAGTGGCATCGGCGAACTACGGTCATGGGCATGGCCATGGTCATGGGTATGGAAATCATGGCTACGGATATCGTGGTGGGTACGGCGGTGGATACGGTTACCGCCCACCCGTCGTAGTCGCTCCTGCTCCGATCTATGGGTATCCTGCCGTTGGCGGGTATGGCTATGGCGGCTGTGGTCCGCAAGCGGGGTATGGTTATGGCGGTTACGGATATGGTCGACCAGGCGTTGGTGTGGGTGTGACCACTCCTGGGTTCGGTTTCTATGTCCGGTAA